Proteins co-encoded in one Synechococcus elongatus PCC 6301 genomic window:
- a CDS encoding zinc-dependent alcohol dehydrogenase family protein codes for MMSNTMRAVVLEMPGGPEQLQLQSLPWPAIAHPSEVLVQLQAAGLNPIDTKLRQRGSFDPDRRPAILGCDGAGWVAAVGSAVDRFAVGDAVYFCHGGLGLEPGTYADYAVVDQAWLAPKPERLSFVEAAGVPLALITAWEAPYDRGRLQAAQTVLIHAGAGGVGHLAIQLAKLRGARVATTVSTPEKAAIAGHYGADFVIPYRDRDWVAAVLDWTDGKGVDLAFDTVGGAVLEQTFPAVRLYGDLVTILAPDAATNWKVARDRNLRISLELMLTPQLQRVTEARQHQTQILTTASRWFDQEQLHIHIGQVLPISEISQAHQFLERQQGAGKIVIDLTA; via the coding sequence ATGATGTCTAACACCATGCGAGCTGTTGTTCTGGAAATGCCGGGCGGTCCCGAGCAATTGCAGCTCCAATCCCTGCCTTGGCCCGCGATCGCGCATCCCAGCGAGGTGTTGGTGCAGTTGCAGGCGGCAGGACTGAATCCAATCGACACAAAACTCCGGCAGCGCGGCAGTTTTGACCCCGATCGCCGACCCGCCATTCTCGGCTGTGATGGGGCAGGCTGGGTGGCAGCCGTTGGCAGTGCCGTCGATCGTTTTGCGGTGGGGGATGCAGTCTACTTTTGCCATGGCGGCTTAGGGCTCGAACCCGGAACCTATGCTGATTACGCCGTTGTCGATCAGGCCTGGCTAGCACCCAAGCCCGAGCGGTTGAGTTTTGTCGAAGCAGCAGGCGTGCCACTGGCCCTAATCACAGCTTGGGAAGCCCCCTACGATCGCGGTCGCCTACAAGCGGCGCAAACGGTGTTAATCCATGCTGGTGCCGGCGGGGTGGGGCACTTGGCAATCCAGTTAGCCAAATTGCGCGGGGCACGGGTGGCAACCACGGTCAGTACTCCAGAAAAAGCGGCGATCGCGGGACACTACGGCGCGGATTTTGTGATTCCCTACCGCGATCGCGATTGGGTCGCCGCTGTGCTCGACTGGACCGATGGCAAAGGCGTGGATTTGGCCTTCGATACCGTGGGTGGAGCGGTGCTAGAGCAAACCTTTCCTGCCGTCCGTCTCTATGGCGATCTGGTCACAATTCTGGCTCCAGATGCCGCCACAAACTGGAAAGTCGCCCGCGATCGCAATCTCCGCATCAGTCTGGAGCTGATGTTGACGCCCCAACTCCAGCGCGTGACAGAAGCCCGTCAGCATCAAACCCAAATTTTGACAACGGCAAGTCGCTGGTTTGATCAAGAGCAGCTGCATATTCACATTGGTCAAGTTTTACCAATCTCCGAGATCAGCCAGGCTCATCAGTTCCTAGAAAGACAGCAGGGAGCGGGCAAGATTGTGATTGATCTAACCGCGTAA